From the Perca fluviatilis chromosome 11, GENO_Pfluv_1.0, whole genome shotgun sequence genome, the window AATGGGAGGCTGTATGTTTGAAATTCTGGCCTAACATTTGCTTTAAATTTGTCTTTTGAAAGACTAAACCAACAAAATATTGAGCTAATTATCAAGAAAATTTTCCATGCAGCTTTAaaggcaacagtaatttgatgTATACAATACATTGTTGTATGAGCATAGGGTTTGTTTGGTTCAACTTACAATTAAGACACTACTGTCCACCTATTTTAACAGTAAACATCTCTAGAAACAACTTTCCCTCACTGCATCCTcctcaaaagaaaaatatgacaTTATTCCATATTTTCAGATGCAATATACTGATGTGGATCCACATCACAAAAGTGTTTCTTAGTACAATAACGGTTAGCAACCGTAGAATGCCTTGATGAAAACTGATTAATTTCACATGTTATAGAAGAGGCGTGCTGGATCTTTGGCTGACATGCTAAATCCATGAACTTCGCATACCGTAATTTGTTCTAATTCAGCCAAATTCCACTAAATACTGTTTAGccaaaaagataaataattaattattaatcattaattttttttaaatatcttcaAACCCTACCTCACACTAAAGAACGAAAAACACGCTGACCGTATATATCCTGGATGATAAAAAGCACATTTCCAATCAGGAAATTCAGTTACAGTGCAAAATGTTTTCTCGTTACTTGTTATTTAAAAGGACACATTTTTGAATACATGTAATTTAAGGAACATAGAACTGTATAGAGCTTTGATTCTGTAGGAGGGCGAGGTTAGTTTAGTTTGACTGAAAAAGGTTGAGTTACAACCAATATTGATGACACAATACTATTAGTAGAGACCTAAATGACTTGGgctgttttacatttatttgcgctgtgaaaacagaaaaaaaactgatatttcAGTAAGTGGAGTGATCAGCATTAACTTAATGTTATTTGCCCGTaaccatttttaaaacaaagacaagTATCGTTAATCTGTTAggtgtcatttagctgacgcttttatccaaagcgacttgctatatatgtcagaggtcacactcctctggagcaactaggggttaagtgccttgctcagggacacattggttgatgtatcgcagtgggaattgaacccggatctcccacaccaaaggcacgtgtcatatccactgcgccatcaccaccaccagttgTCACTCAGACAACTcaaattacaatatgctgaaagatttAGGGTTTCTAATTAGGTGTGCaacggatcacaaaactcacggTTCGGATCACAGTTTTGAGTCACGGATCGGATAAATTTTAGGACCAGCACAAAAAGgggggaatatatatatatatatatatatatatatgctttccATTACTTAAAGAACTTTCATAAAAAGCAGCGCGTTCAAACCGGGGAGTGGAGTTCGCTTTCCCAGGAAAAACAAAGGACTTCAATAACGTTAATAACATTAAATAATGTTCCTTGgcagtgttttaatccaaaccaccatctttttcctaaacttaactagtcgttttggtgccgcATAACACTCACTTTTTGTCGCCAAAACTTAACCATAATGTCAGCCAAAACGACCAGCAGCTCGCGGtgccctgtacccggctcaaagccCCCTTTTCTCACGCAACTCAACTACCAACTGCCGCTCACGGCTTTTCCAAGTTCTTCCGCTCCTCCAGTAGCCATGACCGTCTCTATCAACTGCTTTTAACATGCTCCGTTCATGTGAACATACAGCTGATTTTAACATGTCACGTTcatgtgaacagaaaattgcgttgcctgtatcttttcacggTAACCCTCCGTAGAGATTTATCAGCCTTTTTGGTCAAAATTCTTATTCAGTTAATGGTTGAATGGTCCCAAGAAAGATTGTTTTGGAATTTTTTcacgttattaacccctaggttcattttgcgccgtaATTGTCCTTTAAGCAAGCAAGGATCAACAGTGTCACACACCCAACAATGCTTAATCACctttaaaaaagtgttttataaatgaggagATGAAGTAGgtaaaattaaaaaggaaaatattttgTGCAAAGTACATGTTGTACTGGAAATGTGACAGAAGCTTAACGGACTGGCGTTACTGCGAAGAAGATTGAAATTAATCAGTCCTGCAAATACaagatattttttgttgttcttcTGCATTAACTTTTGGGACATGCCGAGCATTTATTTAGATGTCACATTGGCATGTCGACCGTGTGCACTTTGCCATGTGTTACGACTGAATGTGATGAAGCTTGGTGGATAATCGCGTAGTTCTCCTTTTGTAGTGTATATCATACATGAAGTTTAAGGTGCAATTTCAGGATGCTCATCTGATTGAAAATCTTACCACATATCTCACAACTGAAGGATTGCTCTGTGATATTTTTACACTGGTGCCtctgaaataaattaaaactatCAAAGCTTTGCCCACAACTTGAGCATATAAAGCAATTTTGCCCGGCGGCGTCCCCGTCACAGTTGTCCGCCTGGTTGCCTGAGGCGCTCATATTAAATTCAAACACACCTCCCTCGCGAGCCCTATCACTCAGTGCTGTGTACTCATTCACAGCCGCCTCTGGTGCAATATGTTGATCTTGCAGCTCAGGTGCCAGAGTCATATCAGAGCTTCTTGATTGCATACCCATCATAGAATACTGATTATTGTGCATcgtttcttccttttctttgtcGTCTAGAAAAGGCAGATCTCTTATCGGCGATGTAAATCCCTGCTGCCCGTTGGCTGCTCCAGCAGCAGGACTGAGGTGATACTTGGCATCATGTAAAAGCACGCAGACCGCTTGGTCAGGATCACTACTCTTCTCTATCCCTGATGTCCACAGCTGCCTGTGGTCGGGTGCTCCGGTGTCGTTATCAGTCAGTAGAGTTTGGAAATCCTCCCCGTTTGGCTCCAGCTTAACCGTCACTGTTTGCTCACCAGCTGCCTCGCCGTACGCGGTGCCCAGGAACTGTTCCTCTAAAGCTGACAGTCCGGTCTTGGCTTCTGCCAGGTTCTTCAACGGCTGGCTATCAGGCATCGTAAACATCATATGATGGGCCTCCAGCACATCTGCGTTCTCCCCTTTTCAGAAAAACAAAGGCGACAGAATTAAATGAGCAAATAGTGTTAATAGATTAACTTTTTGTTGTGCTCTTAATTTAGTATTTTCTGAACTCTATTTCAAGACATATATTTGGAAAATATTGCTATCtactatttaattttttttttagaaaaccactttttttgtaaaaacgCCTGTGTATCACCCTCGGATAGAAAATGTTTTGGTTACAGATTCATTGTCAAagtctattttttttaagtaaaaatgtGAAACGTCTAAGTGCTTTATTGTCATTACATCACCTTACAGACGTGTAATGAAAAGAActtgttccagcttctcaaatgtgaatatttggtagTTTTCATGGTCTTCAATGATAATCAACCAAATATTTTGCATTTGTTGGTTGGACAATACAAGTAAACGGAGTATGGCATCTTGGTCTTTAGGAAACTGTGATGGGCATTTCTTTTACTACCGTCTGCCATGTTATGGATCAAATGATTGATGAATTCATCAAAAAAACAATAGAcattataaatattaaaaagaacCGTTAGGTTATCTTCAgttttgtataaagtacttgaaagcattACTTGAGtgaaagtacaagtatcttagcagaaaaggactttggtagaagttaaagtcaccttttagaatattacttgagtaaaattctTAAAGTATctaatatttactgtacttaagtatcaaaagcaattttctgatattaaatgtacataattagaagtaaaagtagaaaataaCTGATTATGAACATGTGGCTCCCAAGTGAAAGGACCAAACACCGCATATTTTGAGAGAGTTGACATCaatcaacaaagagaaaaatagaaacagaattttcattttttttgtgagCGAGAATCTTTCACTCCAACATACGAAAAAATTTCTTGCAAATACGGCCATAGGTGTTTAACGTTATCTTTATCACCACCCCATTCACCAAACCGGTTTTTTTACAGTCTAACAAAtgtcttctgattttattttgtagtatcgattgttcggacagacctgcccccactgctaaaaacaaatcctaaaggaaacactgtattttgttacattacaacccTGGTTATCTTATCTGGGAATGACACAGTTGGCCTCTTACCATTCCTGTGCGTCTTCATGTGGCCCTTGAGGCTACTCTTCTGATTGAAGCACCTCCCGCAGATCTGGCAACCATACGGCTTCTCCCCGGTATGAATTCGTAAGTGTCTTTCGAGGTGGCCGACGCGCTCAAAGACCTTGCCGCAGTACTGGCAGACGAAGCTTTTCTTCGGTTTGATCATCTGAATCGACCTGATTCCTCTCTGTCTGTGGTGACTCAGCGCTGCCGCCATTCCGTGCAAGCCCGCCTCGCTTGATAGAAGCGTGTCTGGGGATCCGAACGGTGTTTGGGAGACCATGCTGTTTTTGAGCTCCCCGTACGGTTTCCCTGGAAAGGAGAACGTGCTACAAGAAGCTTCGACTGGTGGCGGCAGTAACTGAGCTTTCCCCGGGAAGGCCGAGCTGCCCAGGTACTCTGCGCCGCTGATCTCCGCGTGGTTTTGCCCGTGTAATCTGGTCatccactgctggctgtctcTCGCAAATGTTGGGAAGTTCTCGCTGAGGTTGTCCCCCGTCTGCTCGGCTGCTCCGTGAAACGCTGGTTGTAATAGGTTCTCCTCTGCGGGCTCAGATTTGACGTGTACGGGTGTTGCGAGAATATCCTCGTTCTTAGGTAGGCCGTCCTCAGCTTCCCCCTGGCTCTCTTCTTCGGTGCGAGGAGCATCGGCACATGGATTCCCCTCGGGAGTCTGTTTCTCTTTGCCCACTTTGATCTCAAGTGGACTGGGCTCAATACCTGTTTAAGTAGAAAGAAGTCAATGTATGCACTTTTACCACCCACGTCTAAGAAGAAAAACTGTTCAAGCCTAAAACTTTTTAACATATGGTGTGGCCATATGTACACAGGGtacctcacgatacgatacatGGCTCAAGATACtgataatatcaccatacagCAATTCTGCGATAATCAATATATTGCTAGCCAATCCTATAATTATACATTATGATATGGGTCTAACTATGAACACAGTCCAAACGGTTAAAAAACAGCACAATTCTGCGAAAGATTTTCACTCTGTAAATTTAAAATGACACAAGTATAGAGCAACTCTGGGTCCACTCTAGGACTTAAAATGTGGCTGGGAGTCGCATCTGTTATTTTCCTCAAACTGCTGTCCGCCATCCCGTTGAAAACCTCTTCCTCTTTGGCTAGTTAACATATGTTCAGGTTTCCCTCATTCATGTGTTGAGCGCCACCTCGAAGAGCCATGAAGTAGCCACGCTGGGAGCAGGGAAATGCATTTAGAACGCCctattttattcattaaaatATCCATAAAAATTATATTCAACTTTTGGAATTTGTTCCAACAGCTGTACAACAGTAAATTCAGATACAGATGTACTAGaacgcaaaaaaaataaaatcaccatTCAAACATGGGAAAAGATTAACATCCAATTTGTGTTAATCTGTCAAGATTCATTGTCTGTAAGAACCAGgtttgtaaaaatgtatccCCCGATCTATTGTACGCTCTACAGCCCTCAGCAAATTAGGCAATGAAGTTCTCCGTTAATGCAAATCAGAGAAAATTGGCGAGCCGTGCTGAAGGAAACGTCCCGACACCAATCCGTCTGAAGAGGAAATGTGTGGAAGCATTATGGATTCGACAGTACAGACGGAAAAATCATGGATAAAAAAGGGAAAGCTGCTTGCTGCCACTTAAAAACAGCCATACAGTAATTTGGGCAAGAACATGAAGGGAGATGTGACCCCCAGTAATAAATATCCAATAAGTCTCGCCCTCGGGAAGCAGAGAGGATATTAAAAGGCCGGCCTTCTTACGAACCAGCCAGGCAAACACAGCTGTCAGCGGGGCACTTTTAAAGTCACCATCCCCCCCTTTCCTTCCGTCTGGCCTAAACCACAGAGTTTTTCTCTGCTTGCTGTGACGCAGAGGAATGTCACAGCCAGAGACTTCCAACTGTGAACTGAACCAAGACTCCGAGACAGCGGACAAAAATATCAGAAATACTAGCTACTGACGTGTCAGGGCGATTTAGAGGAGCTTCCAATTCAGAGAAACGTTTGCGGAGAGTCACACCCATTTTAAACATTATTCAAGATCCAAGGGAAGTCTTTATGCTATGAACTTTAAGTAGGGCTGTGCTATTAATGCTCAGGGTGTCTTCTCCGAACTCCGCCCCATCTGGAGATCAAAACGATACAGCCTTAAAACGAAGATGCTCCTATATAAGTGCAATGTAAAGTCTGTTCTGCTGTACAGTTCAGAGAGCTGGCGATTTGTCAAAACAGACATGAGGAGAATGGAAGTGTTCCATAATGGATGCCTCCGACGAATATGCCAGATCTTTTGGCCTAATAAGATGTCCAACAATGAATTGTAGAAGAAAACGGGAAGCCGGAGCATCACCAAGGAGATTACGCCGGAGATGGCTAGTACATGTGTTGAGGATAGAGCAGGACCGCGTCACAAAAGTTgccttaaaaaggtcccatggcatgaaaatttcactttatgaggttttttaacattaatatgcgttcccccagcctgcctatggtcccccagtggctagaaatgttgataggtgtaaaccgagccctggctatcctgctctgcctttgagaaaatgaaagctcagatgggccgatctggaatcttgctccttatgaggtcataaggggaaaggttacctcccctttctctgctttgcccgcccagagaatttggcccacccatgagagagacatatcatggctttcaaacgagcaaagtggcagttggtcaaggccacacccccaccctccaccttgcaatcccctctctcctcctcaattgttacagacacagaaatggcaaatcctaaggaaagctcattgtgggactggctctagtggctgtaattctgcaccaaggctgaatttcgggaaagagacttcagatacagtattaggggaccactaaggtctatataaaagagacttcagatacagtattaggggaccactaaggcctatataaaagcatccaaagagcaccatgtcatgggacctttaagatggACACCACCTGGCAAAAGAAAAACTGGGAGTGCCAAAACCACCAGGCGCAGAACTGTGACATGGGGAGAGGTCCAACATGCTGCCAGGGACCAAATGCAATGGAGAGTGCTCAATGAAGACTTATGTCACATAGGGTATGAAAGGGATTAAGTAAGTGCAATTTGTCAAATTATAATCTTGATTACAGTcagaaaaacaatgtaatcaagaAACACCAAGTATTTTGCACGTTACATTTTGCatgtaaactcttattttgccttgtgttctgaatgaaaaaaaaaaagtgaaacggaaaaaatataaaaagggaaatttcacagttgaaggtgttttcactgttgtctGTGATGAACTGTTTCACAAGTTCAATACATGCAACGTCTTTCCAAGTCAATGAGTAACAGTGTTAAATATGTGATTTcagtattgaccaaaataaattgtgattatgatttttttccatgatcgagcagccctaacttTAAGAGAATCATTTATGCAATCATCCAGTTAAATATGAATACTGTatgcaggcagagagacagggatCACAGGCTAGGgctccacaattattggcaattttatcgaaatcgcaatacggactagtgcaatatccaattTGCAGGGgagggcgcaatatttgttaaaggcaaaatatgtgtcaaactgttctgaatgaagtattgttgtgctgcagagacgtcccagcCTACAAATCTTTGCTTGGTACAGATCACGtaaatcatttaattgtttttatttatttataaatattgCAACGAAAATGAGGCTCGGagattggagggaatgatcatttttgtatcattccctccaatatcgtgaatcatatcgcaatcgcagtcaaaataatcaaaatcagatattttcctca encodes:
- the LOC120568440 gene encoding zinc finger and BTB domain-containing protein 24-like, translating into MLSSVALRAQIASIIDALSKAAVAEIAKVVEDGVVELRLEICQRENDIKKLKGNIEVLHDELRSLQETVTLRPDSHGRDDGQNGVGDERSLLEQGPADKDTNSLSVPEVRVKCEPVEEGSEEAREEELGSYDRDRTQWRLTTQTPAGRNNSDYLQLGQNPVSCLPESSLDRGLAAPCSSSSGCQPSAFGRGLLGYGPYRNSYNIARRRTVKRLMFKKGFICPYCGKCFERAGHLERHKRIHTGEKPYRCEICGRRFNQKCSLKEHTKIHRRCIEPSPLEIKVGKEKQTPEGNPCADAPRTEEESQGEAEDGLPKNEDILATPVHVKSEPAEENLLQPAFHGAAEQTGDNLSENFPTFARDSQQWMTRLHGQNHAEISGAEYLGSSAFPGKAQLLPPPVEASCSTFSFPGKPYGELKNSMVSQTPFGSPDTLLSSEAGLHGMAAALSHHRQRGIRSIQMIKPKKSFVCQYCGKVFERVGHLERHLRIHTGEKPYGCQICGRCFNQKSSLKGHMKTHRNGENADVLEAHHMMFTMPDSQPLKNLAEAKTGLSALEEQFLGTAYGEAAGEQTVTVKLEPNGEDFQTLLTDNDTGAPDHRQLWTSGIEKSSDPDQAVCVLLHDAKYHLSPAAGAANGQQGFTSPIRDLPFLDDKEKEETMHNNQYSMMGMQSRSSDMTLAPELQDQHIAPEAAVNEYTALSDRAREGGVFEFNMSASGNQADNCDGDAAGQNCFICSSCGQSFDSFNLFQRHQCKNITEQSFSCEICGKIFNQMSILKLHLKLHV